A genomic window from Paenibacillus sp. FSL K6-0276 includes:
- a CDS encoding ABC-2 family transporter protein, with translation MKTRLTYRADFWVEVVSDLLFQATNFIFIMVIFMHTDSLGGWNQNEVVFVYGFFMVPFGVFSCFVNLWGFSERYIVKGEMDRILTRPAHNLFQIFLENVDPPALMGSFIGIIIMAISGGNLGLPFEWWTIPALIILTLSAVAIYTGIYTTLTSLSFYSDAPTGILPLMYNIQTYGRYPVTIYNRAIQVLLTWIIPFAFVGVYPAALFLQRDEMTSLALMTPVVGAIFLGIGLLAWSYGVRRYKGAGS, from the coding sequence ATGAAGACCCGGCTCACCTATCGCGCAGATTTTTGGGTAGAGGTGGTGTCGGACCTGCTCTTTCAGGCGACCAACTTTATCTTTATTATGGTGATCTTTATGCATACGGACAGCCTGGGTGGCTGGAATCAGAACGAAGTAGTGTTCGTCTATGGATTCTTTATGGTGCCTTTTGGGGTGTTTAGTTGTTTTGTGAATCTATGGGGATTTAGTGAACGTTACATCGTTAAAGGTGAGATGGACCGCATTTTGACACGTCCGGCGCATAATTTGTTCCAGATCTTCTTGGAAAATGTTGATCCACCAGCACTTATGGGCTCATTCATAGGTATTATTATTATGGCCATCAGTGGTGGCAATCTGGGTCTTCCCTTTGAATGGTGGACGATACCAGCTCTGATCATTCTTACATTAAGTGCGGTTGCTATCTATACGGGGATTTATACAACATTAACTTCATTGTCTTTCTATTCAGATGCACCAACTGGCATTCTTCCGCTAATGTACAATATTCAGACCTATGGCCGTTATCCGGTAACGATCTACAATCGGGCTATTCAGGTATTACTTACGTGGATCATTCCGTTTGCATTCGTCGGAGTCTATCCGGCAGCGCTCTTCCTGCAGCGTGATGAGATGACAAGTCTTGCTCTGATGACACCAGTAGTAGGTGCGATATTCCTTGGGATTGGTCTATTAGCTTGGAGTTATGGGGTTAGAAGATATAAGGGAGCAGGGTCTTGA